The sequence AGAGTCAAATGGCAATAAATTTCAGTATATATACAGTTGACACTTTGACAGTTTTCTCCCTTCATTTTAACAGCCAATTGTTAGGCAGGATCAGGAAGGTGTTTTGTTTTAACTGGCAGCATCAGGCAGCATGGAAACAGTCACCACGAAGTACTCACAGCTCCCAGGTAGGTTGTAGGGGTTGAGCATGGATGCGGACGACCGATGGCCGCCACTGCTATCAGGGCGTGGAGCTCCTCCCATCTGGTCTGGGCGCGCTATGCGCCGCTCAATATGAACGATTTGCCCGATTATGTACACTGGGTGCTGCGAGTGTTGCTCTGTGAACAAGGCGACAGATTCCTCAGACAGATAATAGTTTGAGCAGTTCCGGTTGATCGCCTCATAGTGCCCAGCAGGGTTTCAGAAAAAGACAGCAAGCTCATGGACTTCAAACTGACCAAATGATATCTTCTCTTTGCTGGCCTATTAAAACAGTTTTCCAAGAGACACCCATAGCAAATTTGCTCGTTAGCACAATTAGCAAAATTGTAAAAGGTTCTACCCATCAGCCATGGAAATTCATTGCCAGATGCAGAAATTAATgtaacaaaacttcagatgcagaaATTGTAGTAACAACTCAATATGCAGAAATTGAGGTAACAAAACTCATGAGTATATTGATGTCCAATCAGATCATGATTTTGACGAATTCATTTTTTACCATATTCACGATGAAAATTTTGCCTTGTGTTGTTCATCTGATGAAGAACAGTAACTGGTACTGGATTTATGGATACATATGCTAAAAGACAAACCTATTTTTCTTGTTGAAGTTTATTGTAGAGATTCTTAATCAGCTCTTTCTTCTCATCCAGCTCTTTTGTGATACCTCCATGTACTGCCTGCATAGCTGAATAGCGTTCTAGCAGCTCAGCACTCTGTCGTGTCAGTAAATAAACTTTGTCCGCCAGGATCTTGATGCATTGTTGAAACTGAACAGTGGTATGAGCTTCATCCTTCTTTACAGAGCTGGAATGAAATAGAGGATATTTTATCATAGCTGTCCCCTCAAGACTATTTACTATGAACAATAAAAATGTGAATGGCAGTAACACACCTTGCCAAGGAGGCAGCCAAAGAATGCAGTGACTCTGCAAAGCCAGTCACACCTGGTGCAGTGATGCAGTTATTTAGCCTTTCGAACAAACCATGTATCCTCAAAGCAGACGACCGCAGAGCATCATACTCAACAACCCTTCTGTCAGCTGAACATTTGTTTGTTCGGGCCTCTTCTCTTGCTTCATGTAAACAGTTTTCAAGGTGCGCACAATTCATCTGCATCAAAATATGTAGAGACAGAATCACATTCACAGAAACAAGAATATGGAAGCTGATCACTTCATGGTTTTGTGGCTCTAAATAGGTGACAGGGCATGAATTTGTTGGCAGACTGTATTTTGTTTTAGAGAAAATGTAACTTTGACAACCTATAAAAAGTCTGAAACTCTGAAATTCATAGTGATTACGAGGACTCGCAGCATGTCTCAAACACTAAAAGCCTGTAGCACTAAAATTCATAGTGAATACTAATTGAATATCTTCATTGTTCTATAGCACTAAAAGTCTGAAAATTGGGGGTAGGAGCAGAACAGACCAAGTATTGTGAAGGCCTAGGAGCAAGAGGCTAAATTCTCAAATGCTAGAACTGAATAGAACTACCAGCTGGTGAGCTCGAATGCGGGTGCCGTCGAAGGCAGCACCGGAATGGACGCTGACCCGCTCGCGTTCTTGAGCGCGGGGACGGGGGACGTCTTCGACGCGGGCCTTCTCGACGCGGCGCTCGCGTTCACCAGGGAGCTCGGCGTCGGCGACGGCGGGGC is a genomic window of Zea mays cultivar B73 chromosome 5, Zm-B73-REFERENCE-NAM-5.0, whole genome shotgun sequence containing:
- the LOC103628354 gene encoding autophagy-related protein 11 — translated: MLRVLMNCAHLENCLHEAREEARTNKCSADRRVVEYDALRSSALRIHGLFERLNNCITAPGVTGFAESLHSLAASLASSVKKDEAHTTVQFQQCIKILADKVYLLTRQSAELLERYSAMQAVHGGITKELDEKKELIKNLYNKLQQEK